One genomic segment of Blastopirellula marina includes these proteins:
- the hpnH gene encoding adenosyl-hopene transferase HpnH, translating to MSVPISQMWTVASYVLKQKLLGRKRYPLVLMLEPLFRCNLACAGCGKIQFPVEILRKQLTPEQCFQAVDECGAPIVSIPGGEPLLHPQMPEIVQGLVKRKKYIYLCTNALKLEKSLSQFTPSKYLTFSVHMDGPREEHDHAVCREGTYDIAVSAIKAALKQGFRVTTNTTLFDGAKPERIRGFFDEMMALGVEGMMLSPGYSYEKAPDQDHFLKRNQTYRLFREILSAPKKAWQFNQSPLFVEFLKGNYDLECTPWGNPTYNIFGWQKPCYLVDEGHTQTFAELLEAVEWDNYGTKSGNPKCANCMVHSGYEPSAVDATFSSLRGLMETAKLTLFGAPKKNRPIVDLDTDQRFDDAEPPQRPERKPNELPVLQ from the coding sequence ATGAGTGTCCCTATCTCGCAAATGTGGACCGTCGCGTCGTACGTCCTCAAACAAAAGCTGCTAGGTCGTAAGCGTTACCCACTGGTGCTCATGCTGGAACCCCTGTTCCGCTGTAACCTGGCGTGCGCCGGCTGCGGGAAGATTCAGTTCCCAGTCGAAATCCTGCGCAAACAGCTCACCCCGGAACAATGCTTTCAGGCCGTGGACGAATGCGGAGCTCCGATTGTCAGTATTCCCGGCGGCGAACCTCTTCTGCACCCGCAGATGCCGGAGATCGTTCAAGGGCTGGTCAAACGCAAGAAGTACATTTACCTCTGCACGAACGCATTGAAGCTGGAGAAGTCCCTTTCGCAGTTCACGCCGAGCAAGTACCTCACCTTTTCGGTTCACATGGATGGTCCTCGTGAAGAGCACGACCATGCCGTCTGCCGGGAAGGAACGTACGACATCGCCGTTAGCGCGATCAAAGCAGCCCTCAAGCAAGGCTTTCGCGTTACGACCAACACCACACTGTTCGATGGAGCCAAGCCGGAACGCATTCGAGGCTTCTTCGACGAGATGATGGCGTTGGGCGTTGAAGGGATGATGCTTTCCCCTGGCTACAGCTACGAGAAGGCACCGGACCAGGATCACTTCCTGAAACGAAATCAAACGTATCGCCTGTTCCGCGAGATCCTGTCAGCACCCAAGAAGGCCTGGCAGTTCAATCAAAGCCCTCTGTTCGTCGAGTTCCTCAAGGGGAACTACGACCTCGAATGCACCCCCTGGGGCAACCCGACCTACAACATCTTCGGCTGGCAGAAGCCCTGCTATCTGGTCGACGAAGGGCACACACAAACCTTTGCCGAACTGTTGGAAGCCGTCGAGTGGGACAACTACGGCACGAAAAGTGGCAACCCCAAGTGTGCCAATTGCATGGTCCACAGCGGCTATGAACCAAGTGCCGTGGATGCCACGTTCTCTTCGCTACGCGGACTGATGGAAACGGCCAAACTGACCTTGTTCGGGGCTCCTAAGAAAAACCGGCCCATCGTCGACCTCGATACGGATCAACGTTTTGACGATGCGGAACCACCGCAGCGTCCTGAACGAAAACCGAACGAATTACCGGTGCTGCAGTAG
- a CDS encoding terpene cyclase/mutase family protein, with protein sequence MMDGSSSLARDRCPDGDASQRAGNAPTIATAMERTSNWLLSQQAAEGYWCAELEGDSILQSEFLLLLAWAGREESDIAKRVSKKLHEQQREDGTWAQYPEAKIDISSSVKAYFALKLTGHKPSADYMVKARDAILEAGGADAVNSFTRLYLALLGQIPMEICPAIPPEMILLPNWFPLNIYRMSSWSRTIFIPLAICWALRPVVDRSEEYSIKELFINPPHQWPELRCPGQEKAKGLFTWDRFFRTADSFLKQIEKLRLRPLRSRALKLCEKWVLDRMPKSDGLGAIFPPVLWSIVAFKALGYDDDHEAVQFCWNEIDKLMLHDDENQTTRIQPCKSPVWDTTITLRALAASRHGADEPRMRKAIDWMLSKEVRDQGDWTNNVRCEPGGWYFEFNNEFYPDLDDTAMALMALQEQLAECGVSLEVHPGQSWENTTIVTTSNKVSAEDAVNQALLLDKVSGATKRALAWSAEMQNHDGGWGAFDKNNDAEFLCKVPFADHNAMIDPSWPDLSARVIEAYGLLGVTQHSRGKLGDVVRKAITYIRDNQYEDGSWFGRWGVNYVYGTWQCLVGLTAVGIPTDDEAVRRGAQWLIDTQQQCGAWGETCDSYENPNLKGIGTPTPSQTAWALLGLTAAGHEDSDAVRKGINYLLSTQKEDGTWDEAPYTGTGFPQVFYLRYHYYRIYFPLLALATWAKKTSEMKEGSR encoded by the coding sequence ATGATGGATGGATCCTCCTCACTCGCCCGAGACCGGTGCCCCGACGGCGATGCGTCGCAGCGTGCCGGTAACGCTCCCACAATTGCCACTGCGATGGAGCGGACCTCGAACTGGCTTCTCTCACAGCAAGCCGCAGAGGGATACTGGTGTGCCGAGTTGGAAGGGGATTCCATCCTGCAAAGCGAGTTCCTGCTACTGCTGGCCTGGGCCGGTCGCGAAGAATCGGACATCGCCAAGCGGGTCTCCAAGAAGCTGCACGAGCAGCAGCGAGAAGATGGTACCTGGGCTCAGTACCCGGAAGCGAAGATCGACATCAGTTCGAGCGTCAAAGCTTACTTCGCCCTGAAGCTGACGGGACACAAACCATCGGCCGATTACATGGTCAAAGCCCGCGATGCGATCCTGGAAGCAGGCGGGGCCGATGCCGTGAACAGCTTCACCCGGTTGTATCTGGCTCTTCTGGGGCAGATCCCGATGGAGATCTGTCCGGCCATTCCACCCGAGATGATCCTGCTGCCCAACTGGTTCCCTCTGAACATCTACCGCATGAGCAGTTGGTCGCGCACGATCTTCATTCCGCTGGCCATCTGCTGGGCACTGCGACCGGTCGTCGATCGCTCGGAAGAGTACTCGATCAAAGAACTGTTCATCAATCCGCCGCACCAATGGCCGGAACTTCGCTGTCCAGGGCAAGAGAAAGCGAAAGGTCTGTTCACCTGGGATCGCTTCTTCCGCACGGCAGATAGCTTCCTGAAGCAGATCGAGAAACTGCGTCTTCGTCCACTACGCTCGCGAGCACTTAAGCTGTGCGAAAAGTGGGTCCTCGATCGCATGCCCAAGAGCGATGGTCTGGGGGCCATCTTCCCGCCTGTTCTCTGGAGCATCGTCGCCTTCAAAGCACTTGGCTATGACGACGATCACGAAGCAGTCCAGTTCTGCTGGAACGAGATCGACAAGCTAATGCTCCATGATGACGAGAACCAGACAACACGTATTCAGCCGTGCAAAAGCCCCGTCTGGGACACGACGATCACCCTGCGAGCGTTGGCCGCTTCCCGACATGGGGCCGACGAGCCCCGGATGCGGAAAGCGATCGACTGGATGCTTTCCAAGGAAGTCCGAGACCAGGGAGACTGGACCAACAACGTCCGCTGCGAGCCAGGCGGGTGGTACTTTGAATTCAACAACGAGTTCTATCCCGATCTCGACGACACGGCGATGGCGTTGATGGCCCTGCAAGAACAGTTGGCCGAGTGTGGCGTTTCGCTGGAAGTGCATCCAGGCCAATCGTGGGAAAACACCACGATCGTGACGACCTCGAACAAGGTCTCGGCTGAAGACGCCGTCAACCAGGCCTTGCTGCTCGATAAAGTCTCTGGTGCCACCAAGCGAGCGTTGGCCTGGAGCGCTGAGATGCAGAACCACGACGGCGGCTGGGGAGCGTTCGATAAGAACAACGACGCCGAGTTCCTGTGCAAGGTCCCCTTCGCCGATCATAACGCCATGATCGACCCGAGTTGGCCCGATTTGTCGGCCCGCGTGATCGAAGCGTACGGCCTTCTCGGCGTAACTCAGCACAGTCGCGGTAAGTTGGGTGACGTCGTTCGCAAAGCGATCACCTACATCCGAGATAACCAGTACGAAGATGGCTCGTGGTTTGGTCGCTGGGGCGTCAATTATGTCTATGGCACTTGGCAGTGCCTGGTGGGCCTGACAGCCGTGGGCATTCCGACCGATGACGAAGCGGTTCGGCGGGGTGCCCAGTGGCTGATCGATACCCAGCAGCAATGCGGGGCCTGGGGCGAGACGTGCGACAGCTATGAGAACCCCAACCTCAAAGGAATCGGCACCCCGACCCCATCGCAAACGGCCTGGGCGCTGCTGGGGCTGACTGCGGCGGGGCACGAAGATAGCGATGCCGTTCGCAAGGGGATCAACTACCTGCTTTCCACGCAGAAGGAAGATGGCACCTGGGACGAAGCGCCTTACACCGGCACTGGCTTCCCCCAGGTCTTCTATCTCCGCTACCACTATTACCGCATTTACTTCCCGCTGCTGGCCTTGGCCACATGGGCGAAGAAAACGAGTGAAATGAAAGAAGGATCGCGATGA
- a CDS encoding ArnT family glycosyltransferase — MGAVVYALWYFSVPMPWPAPPPGETPFLPTRGTLVQTGLLLLPETISFWFGGGDMPLGLLDRLGVTLIAGVMLLFSYALGEFLLARLKLLDFFGRVDGIVLRLAIGLTVLSWSTAVLGMCGLLHRPLSIVLSLAILFVTLGSAWKKQLFAPRESEADAEEAETKQPEGESWWWLLAAAPLCLFIVGVSILPPYEYDVLEYHLLVPKEWHIIGQIRMLPNNVYSGMPMGAEMWALLPMIFLTGPQGWLTGALVGKLIIGLFTLLTAGLLYGAGKRLIGVWGGRAAALAAIAVPWLTYQSGTGLVDGVWAFFTLAATYPVLIVLNDPSKEEHRDGLAILSGLMAGMAFSVKYPALLVVVLPVFGLWIFAVRTDWRLLVMHVVAVTVAISPWLMRNAIDTGNPVFPLAGNVFPTDVRSEDQIQQWNRAHQVPKNADGNRYSINQLFSGIMTPFGRSPWAGMIIVPLAICGLFYHDRKLVIPLVVLLAVCWIVWWGLSHRLERFLIPAIPLGCLLAGIGAQKLAPFVAGRVALRIWLGLGLLVGFMLVNQTQSIKLDPRVFVSLDALAKSHTSEAVAFLNENVPPGDAVLATGDAALFYLQPPVFYHTCFNDSTMQQLVDMTKQQRQAHLAEANIAWIYVHWGEIERFRSPGNYGFPSDVTRELFAQMESQGILEPAEYQLGNPENPTVVIYRVLPASGP; from the coding sequence GTGGGTGCGGTAGTCTATGCCCTATGGTATTTTTCCGTCCCCATGCCTTGGCCGGCACCACCACCGGGGGAAACGCCCTTTCTGCCCACCCGGGGCACACTGGTGCAGACAGGCCTACTACTGCTGCCAGAGACCATCAGCTTCTGGTTTGGCGGGGGTGATATGCCGCTGGGCCTGCTCGATCGACTCGGGGTAACACTCATTGCGGGGGTCATGCTGCTGTTCAGCTATGCCCTGGGTGAGTTTCTTTTAGCTCGCTTGAAACTGCTCGATTTCTTTGGTCGCGTCGACGGCATCGTGCTGCGGCTGGCGATCGGACTGACAGTACTCTCGTGGTCTACCGCAGTGCTGGGGATGTGTGGCCTACTGCATCGACCGCTGTCGATCGTCCTTTCGCTGGCCATTTTATTCGTCACGCTCGGCTCGGCTTGGAAGAAGCAACTCTTCGCACCACGCGAGAGCGAAGCTGATGCGGAAGAGGCCGAGACGAAGCAGCCTGAGGGGGAATCTTGGTGGTGGCTATTGGCAGCGGCTCCGCTGTGCCTTTTCATTGTAGGCGTATCGATTTTGCCACCGTACGAATACGACGTTCTGGAATATCACCTGCTGGTTCCCAAAGAGTGGCACATCATCGGTCAGATCCGCATGCTGCCCAACAATGTCTACAGCGGCATGCCCATGGGAGCGGAAATGTGGGCCTTGCTGCCGATGATCTTCCTAACCGGCCCACAGGGCTGGCTGACTGGGGCATTGGTGGGCAAGCTGATCATCGGTCTGTTCACGCTGCTAACGGCAGGTCTTTTGTATGGAGCCGGCAAACGATTGATTGGGGTCTGGGGTGGCCGCGCCGCGGCACTTGCGGCGATTGCGGTTCCTTGGCTCACCTACCAAAGTGGAACCGGGCTGGTCGACGGCGTCTGGGCGTTCTTCACCCTGGCAGCTACGTATCCTGTGCTGATCGTTTTGAACGACCCCTCCAAAGAAGAACACCGTGACGGGCTGGCAATCCTTTCTGGACTGATGGCCGGCATGGCATTCAGCGTGAAGTACCCTGCCCTGCTGGTGGTGGTGCTGCCGGTTTTCGGCCTGTGGATCTTCGCCGTTCGTACCGATTGGCGATTGCTGGTGATGCATGTGGTCGCCGTCACGGTGGCCATTTCCCCGTGGCTGATGCGAAACGCGATTGATACCGGCAACCCTGTCTTTCCCCTGGCAGGCAACGTCTTTCCGACCGACGTCCGCTCGGAAGATCAGATCCAGCAGTGGAATCGTGCGCACCAGGTTCCCAAGAATGCCGACGGCAACCGCTATTCCATCAACCAACTATTCAGTGGAATCATGACACCATTCGGCCGCAGCCCCTGGGCCGGGATGATTATCGTTCCGTTGGCCATCTGCGGGCTCTTTTACCACGATCGAAAGCTTGTCATCCCACTGGTAGTCTTGCTGGCCGTGTGCTGGATCGTGTGGTGGGGATTATCGCACCGTCTAGAACGTTTTCTCATTCCGGCGATACCGCTGGGCTGCTTGTTGGCGGGCATCGGAGCTCAGAAGCTTGCTCCGTTTGTGGCCGGAAGGGTGGCTCTACGCATTTGGCTGGGGCTTGGCTTGCTGGTCGGGTTCATGCTGGTGAATCAAACCCAGTCGATCAAGCTCGATCCGAGGGTGTTCGTCTCCCTCGACGCCCTCGCCAAGTCTCACACTTCGGAGGCAGTCGCTTTTCTAAACGAGAACGTTCCCCCGGGCGATGCCGTTCTGGCAACGGGAGATGCGGCACTCTTTTACTTACAGCCGCCGGTCTTCTACCACACCTGCTTCAACGACTCGACGATGCAGCAGTTGGTCGACATGACCAAGCAGCAGCGTCAGGCTCACCTGGCAGAAGCCAATATCGCATGGATCTACGTTCACTGGGGCGAAATCGAGCGTTTCCGCAGCCCGGGAAACTACGGTTTTCCCAGTGATGTTACCCGCGAATTGTTTGCGCAAATGGAGAGCCAGGGCATCCTGGAGCCGGCCGAGTATCAACTAGGCAATCCAGAGAACCCCACAGTGGTCATTTATCGCGTGTTGCCGGCAAGTGGCCCGTAG
- a CDS encoding dihydrodipicolinate synthase family protein — protein sequence MAASSTRLSGIFTPNIVPLDAHGDIHEAELRRYVDWLIEKGVHGLYPNGSTGEFLRFTVEERRRIIAIIADQTRGRVPILAGAAEANVKETLKACEAYHEMGCRAVAIVSPFYYKLSPSAVYAYFKEIGDNTPIDVTLYNIPMFASPIDVPTVRRLAEECPRIVAIKDSSGDLPHMMRMISAVRPVRPDFSFMTGWDAALMPMLLIGCDGGTNATSGVVPEITRRLYDLTLLGRIDEARDLQYRLLTLFDAMIQNCEFPEGFRAALALRGFKPGSGRQPQSASQKLEVEILRKELQCLLSAEGFVNEPVGGCPAGQQASTNPDDVARIVAGVVEELRRLGLAT from the coding sequence ATGGCCGCTTCCTCAACGCGACTTTCCGGAATCTTTACCCCCAATATTGTTCCGCTGGATGCCCATGGCGACATTCACGAGGCTGAACTGCGACGATACGTCGACTGGCTGATCGAAAAAGGGGTTCACGGCCTCTATCCCAACGGCTCGACAGGGGAGTTCTTGCGATTCACGGTGGAGGAACGTCGCCGGATTATCGCCATCATCGCCGATCAAACCCGGGGACGTGTGCCGATTCTGGCGGGTGCCGCCGAGGCGAACGTCAAGGAAACGCTCAAAGCGTGCGAAGCCTACCACGAGATGGGTTGCCGGGCGGTGGCGATTGTTTCGCCGTTTTACTACAAGCTGAGCCCCTCGGCCGTTTATGCCTACTTCAAGGAAATCGGCGACAATACACCCATCGATGTCACCCTGTACAACATTCCGATGTTTGCCTCGCCGATCGACGTGCCAACTGTCCGCCGCCTGGCCGAAGAGTGCCCGCGGATTGTGGCGATTAAAGACTCGTCCGGCGACCTGCCGCACATGATGCGGATGATCTCGGCCGTTCGACCTGTGCGACCCGACTTCAGTTTTATGACCGGTTGGGACGCGGCCCTGATGCCGATGCTATTGATCGGCTGTGACGGCGGTACGAATGCCACCAGTGGCGTAGTGCCGGAAATCACGCGTCGGTTGTACGACCTGACACTGCTGGGCCGAATCGATGAAGCTCGCGACCTGCAGTATCGGTTGCTGACGCTGTTCGATGCGATGATCCAGAACTGCGAGTTCCCCGAAGGCTTCCGTGCCGCACTCGCCCTCCGCGGCTTCAAGCCAGGCAGCGGCCGCCAACCCCAATCGGCCAGCCAAAAGCTGGAAGTGGAAATCCTGCGGAAAGAACTGCAGTGCCTCCTTTCGGCCGAAGGGTTCGTGAACGAGCCGGTTGGCGGCTGCCCGGCAGGACAGCAGGCATCGACCAATCCCGACGATGTCGCACGCATTGTTGCGGGAGTCGTCGAAGAACTGCGACGTCTGGGCCTGGCCACTTAA
- a CDS encoding Na+/H+ antiporter NhaC family protein has protein sequence MDPHPFGWLSLVPPLVAIALAILTRRTLLSLLVGILAGAIILQNGNPITGLWSACADYLWVKATDWDKVQVYLFTLLTGGMIGVVSASGGMRGLVNLIVRFADTRLKGQVTGWVMGLAIFFDDYANMLLLGGTLKEVTDRLRISREKLAYIVDSTAAPVAGLALISTWVATEISFIEEGINQIAGPEKPDAFLLFVESIPYRFYSWWALLLVPLVAMTRRDFGPMLKAEVTMLSQGPAASSPSEEEGLLPESSSWLNAAIPVGTMLSAVVAILYWTGYQASASEAAEPSLLQIIGEGNSYKALLYGSAVSLAVAILLIAPQRLLSTGQMGRAILKGFRAMLPALLILWLAASLAAQTEPPTFDEDTGVMTLNGLNTAGYLKQLLETNLPIEMLPTTVFVLAAAVAFSTGTSWGTMGILVPLSVSLSAGMLTGNGETLDIADPVLLSVVGSVLAGAIFGDHCSPISDTTILSSQSCGCDHMAHVRTQMPYAFLGAVLSIILGTVPVAYGVPVYVCHVLGIGAMIGTLFFLGKNPEALAAEIEADT, from the coding sequence ATGGATCCGCACCCTTTCGGATGGTTGAGCCTGGTTCCTCCGTTGGTTGCGATTGCCCTGGCGATTCTTACGCGGCGAACACTTCTTTCATTGCTGGTGGGCATCCTCGCAGGGGCCATCATCCTACAAAACGGAAATCCTATCACTGGGCTGTGGTCGGCATGTGCCGACTATCTGTGGGTAAAAGCCACCGACTGGGATAAAGTTCAGGTCTATCTCTTCACCCTTCTGACCGGCGGGATGATTGGCGTTGTGTCCGCGTCCGGCGGCATGCGTGGCCTGGTGAACTTGATCGTTCGCTTCGCGGATACACGGCTTAAAGGTCAGGTCACCGGCTGGGTCATGGGACTGGCGATCTTCTTCGACGACTACGCCAACATGCTTCTCTTGGGTGGAACACTAAAAGAAGTGACCGATCGCCTGAGAATCTCCCGCGAAAAGCTCGCCTACATCGTCGATTCGACCGCCGCACCGGTCGCTGGCCTGGCGTTGATTTCGACATGGGTCGCAACGGAAATCAGCTTCATCGAAGAAGGGATCAACCAAATTGCCGGCCCCGAAAAACCCGATGCGTTCCTGTTGTTCGTCGAAAGCATCCCGTATCGCTTTTACTCGTGGTGGGCGCTGCTCTTGGTTCCGCTGGTCGCGATGACTCGCCGCGACTTTGGCCCCATGCTCAAGGCCGAAGTAACCATGCTCAGCCAAGGTCCGGCTGCCAGCTCGCCATCCGAAGAGGAAGGACTATTGCCGGAAAGTTCGAGCTGGCTCAATGCAGCGATACCGGTGGGTACCATGCTGTCCGCCGTGGTGGCGATTCTGTATTGGACCGGCTACCAGGCATCGGCCAGTGAAGCAGCCGAACCTTCGCTGTTGCAAATCATTGGCGAGGGTAATTCTTACAAAGCACTTCTCTACGGCTCAGCAGTGAGCCTGGCCGTGGCGATCCTGCTCATTGCACCTCAGCGACTACTTTCCACTGGCCAAATGGGACGGGCGATCCTGAAGGGCTTCCGCGCGATGCTTCCGGCCTTGTTGATCCTGTGGCTGGCGGCCTCGCTGGCAGCCCAGACTGAGCCTCCGACTTTCGACGAAGATACCGGTGTGATGACCCTCAACGGGCTAAACACGGCCGGATATTTGAAGCAACTATTGGAAACTAATTTACCGATCGAAATGCTTCCCACGACCGTCTTTGTATTGGCGGCAGCCGTGGCATTTTCGACCGGTACCAGCTGGGGCACGATGGGGATACTCGTGCCCCTTTCTGTCTCCCTGTCGGCCGGCATGTTGACCGGAAACGGAGAAACCTTAGACATAGCCGATCCGGTCCTGCTTTCGGTCGTCGGCAGCGTATTGGCAGGGGCGATCTTCGGCGATCATTGCTCCCCTATTTCCGATACGACAATTCTGTCGTCGCAAAGTTGCGGCTGCGATCATATGGCCCATGTTCGTACGCAAATGCCCTATGCGTTTCTGGGGGCCGTGCTATCGATCATCCTGGGGACCGTTCCCGTCGCGTATGGCGTGCCGGTCTATGTGTGCCACGTTTTGGGTATCGGGGCGATGATCGGAACGCTATTCTTCTTGGGCAAAAATCCGGAAGCACTCGCGGCGGAAATCGAAGCGGATACCTAA
- a CDS encoding sensor histidine kinase, which produces MADSIESERDLRNEKLKSLKRLAYGASHEINNPLANIASRAQALLVGETDPDRRHELATIYAQAMRGHEMIADLMLFARPPQPQLSECLLGEIASSAISQMLPQAKLQETQLTLVPTKSEIRLTADANLILLAIGALVRNALEALKTGGKIEVTLATEDDVATIAVQDDGPGIPDEQAEIIFDPFHSGREAGRGLGFGLTKCWTIAQSHGGDTYVDTAYGPGARIVLEIPLSPKINCESE; this is translated from the coding sequence ATGGCCGACTCGATCGAATCGGAACGTGACCTACGCAACGAGAAACTGAAAAGCCTGAAGCGTCTCGCCTACGGGGCCAGTCACGAGATCAATAACCCGTTGGCCAACATTGCCAGTCGCGCCCAGGCCCTTCTAGTCGGCGAAACCGATCCGGATCGTCGGCATGAACTGGCCACCATCTATGCCCAAGCCATGCGTGGGCACGAGATGATCGCCGACTTGATGCTGTTTGCCCGACCGCCGCAGCCGCAGCTTAGCGAATGCCTGCTGGGCGAGATCGCTTCTAGTGCGATCAGTCAGATGCTTCCTCAAGCGAAATTGCAAGAGACGCAGTTGACACTCGTTCCGACCAAGAGTGAGATCCGCCTGACCGCCGATGCCAACTTAATCTTGCTGGCAATTGGTGCGCTGGTGCGCAATGCCCTGGAAGCACTCAAGACCGGCGGGAAGATCGAGGTTACGCTGGCCACCGAAGACGACGTCGCAACGATCGCCGTCCAGGATGACGGCCCTGGCATTCCAGACGAACAGGCAGAGATTATATTCGATCCCTTTCATAGCGGGCGCGAAGCTGGCCGTGGCTTGGGTTTTGGGCTCACCAAATGCTGGACGATCGCTCAGTCCCACGGGGGCGATACCTATGTCGATACGGCGTATGGCCCAGGGGCTCGGATCGTTTTGGAAATTCCCTTGTCGCCGAAAATCAATTGCGAGAGTGAGTAA
- a CDS encoding response regulator has protein sequence MKTVFTTGEAAKICKVSQQTIIRCFDSGQLKGFRVPGSRFRRIPRDQLYNFMRENGIPTDALESGKRKALIVDDDVDLVELLVDAFERDGRFELRTANNGFDAGMLVKEFHPDIVVLDIMLPDINGKEVCQRVRMDKTMEDVKILCISGMIEQDKVADLMACGANEFMQKPFSVEALVDKACNMLDMESVNS, from the coding sequence ATGAAAACAGTCTTTACCACCGGTGAAGCAGCGAAGATCTGCAAGGTCAGTCAACAGACCATTATTCGTTGCTTCGACTCGGGGCAATTGAAAGGATTTCGCGTCCCAGGCAGCCGGTTCCGTCGCATCCCGCGTGATCAGCTTTACAACTTCATGCGTGAAAACGGCATCCCTACCGACGCTCTGGAAAGTGGCAAGCGTAAGGCCCTGATCGTCGACGACGACGTCGATCTGGTCGAACTGCTGGTCGATGCATTTGAACGCGACGGCCGCTTCGAACTGCGTACCGCCAACAACGGCTTCGACGCCGGTATGCTGGTCAAGGAATTCCACCCTGACATCGTCGTGCTGGACATCATGCTCCCGGATATCAACGGCAAGGAAGTCTGCCAACGCGTTCGCATGGACAAGACGATGGAAGACGTCAAAATCCTGTGCATCTCTGGCATGATCGAACAAGACAAGGTCGCCGACCTGATGGCCTGTGGTGCCAACGAATTCATGCAGAAGCCGTTCTCGGTCGAAGCATTGGTCGACAAGGCCTGCAACATGCTGGATATGGAATCGGTGAATTCCTAA